One genomic window of Novosphingobium aureum includes the following:
- a CDS encoding TraB/GumN family protein, producing MIRQTRAFAAAFLAACLLAPLCLLAACGERAQSANPALWEVEGAAGQRGWLFGTIHSAPQPLAWKTGPVSEALAQADEIVVEVGNIADDTEVAATFARLARASGKPPLSQRVPTEQRADLAGLLEKTGHEDDDFSAIDTWAAALTLARGTKGSGDARNGVDRAVIEQAGERPVIELEGAATQLSLFDALPEREQRDLLVAVIEEAGHPETDLSQSWRSGDMTAIEAETRRGLLADPELRAVLFTGRNRAWTKRIAQRLDEGHRPFVAVGAAHMAGPDGLVAMLRTRGYTVTRIE from the coding sequence ATGATCCGCCAAACCAGAGCTTTTGCCGCCGCGTTTCTCGCTGCATGCCTCCTCGCGCCGCTGTGCCTGCTTGCCGCTTGCGGTGAGCGCGCCCAGAGCGCCAACCCGGCCTTGTGGGAGGTAGAAGGCGCGGCGGGTCAGCGCGGCTGGCTCTTCGGCACCATCCATAGCGCCCCGCAGCCACTCGCTTGGAAGACCGGGCCGGTCTCCGAGGCTCTTGCACAGGCTGACGAGATCGTGGTCGAAGTCGGCAACATTGCCGACGACACCGAGGTGGCAGCCACCTTCGCGCGCCTCGCACGTGCAAGTGGCAAGCCGCCGCTTTCGCAGCGCGTGCCCACCGAACAGCGCGCGGATCTCGCCGGATTGCTCGAGAAGACCGGGCACGAGGACGACGATTTCTCTGCCATCGACACCTGGGCCGCAGCGCTCACTCTGGCGCGCGGCACCAAGGGCAGCGGGGATGCGCGCAATGGCGTCGACCGGGCCGTCATCGAGCAGGCGGGCGAGCGTCCCGTCATCGAACTGGAAGGCGCGGCGACCCAGCTCAGCCTGTTCGATGCCCTGCCCGAGCGCGAGCAGCGCGACCTGCTCGTCGCGGTTATCGAGGAAGCCGGGCACCCCGAGACCGACCTCTCGCAAAGCTGGCGCAGCGGCGACATGACCGCGATCGAGGCCGAAACCCGACGCGGCCTGCTCGCCGATCCCGAACTCCGCGCAGTGCTGTTCACCGGCCGCAACCGTGCGTGGACGAAGCGCATCGCGCAGAGGCTCGACGAGGGGCATCGTCCCTTCGTCGCGGTGGGCGCCGCACACATGGCCGGGCCGGACGGCCTCGTTGCGATGCTGCGTACGCGTGGCTACACCGTCACGCGCATCGAATAG
- a CDS encoding TraB/GumN family protein, translated as MRSMKSRLIGGVACAISLFLSPSLSAREPTATPAQVEPGRPALWKVADEDTTIWLFGTIHILPKPVDWYQGPVASALDGAQTLVTEVPMNDDKAAQAAIMSKATREDGKTLRATLSDEGRADYEAALGQFGLPVAMFDGNDAWFAALMLTMLPLQLSGYDLENGIDRQVAAKASARGMANEAFETPEYQISLFDTLPAETQERYLAEVVDALPTMKDDIARMVEAWRTGKAEVLAELLNQQEDDPRIREVLLTERNRHWAQWLEKRLDEPGSVFVAVGAGHLAGEDSVQALLAAKGITAERVQ; from the coding sequence ATGCGATCGATGAAGTCCCGGCTGATCGGCGGCGTCGCCTGCGCCATCTCCCTTTTCCTGTCGCCCTCGCTCTCGGCCAGGGAACCCACCGCCACACCAGCGCAGGTCGAACCCGGCCGGCCGGCCCTGTGGAAGGTCGCCGACGAGGACACCACCATCTGGCTCTTCGGCACGATCCATATCCTGCCCAAGCCCGTCGACTGGTACCAGGGCCCCGTCGCCAGTGCGCTCGACGGCGCGCAGACGCTGGTCACCGAAGTGCCGATGAACGACGACAAGGCCGCGCAGGCCGCGATCATGAGCAAGGCCACCCGCGAGGACGGCAAGACCCTGCGCGCCACCCTCAGCGACGAGGGACGCGCCGATTACGAAGCGGCTCTCGGCCAGTTCGGCTTGCCCGTGGCAATGTTCGACGGCAACGATGCCTGGTTCGCCGCCCTCATGCTGACCATGCTCCCGCTGCAGCTGAGCGGCTACGACCTCGAGAACGGCATCGACCGGCAGGTCGCCGCGAAGGCGAGCGCGCGTGGCATGGCCAACGAGGCCTTCGAGACGCCCGAGTACCAGATCTCGCTCTTCGACACGCTGCCTGCCGAGACGCAGGAGCGCTACCTCGCCGAGGTCGTCGACGCATTGCCGACCATGAAGGACGACATTGCGCGCATGGTCGAGGCCTGGCGCACCGGAAAGGCCGAGGTTCTTGCCGAACTGCTCAACCAGCAGGAAGACGACCCGCGCATTCGCGAAGTGCTGCTGACCGAGCGCAACCGCCACTGGGCCCAGTGGCTGGAAAAGCGCCTCGACGAACCGGGCAGCGTCTTCGTCGCGGTCGGGGCCGGTCACCTTGCAGGCGAGGACAGTGTCCAGGCACTGCTTGCTGCCAAGGGCATCACTGCAGAGCGCGTGCAGTAA
- a CDS encoding helix-turn-helix transcriptional regulator, whose protein sequence is MKNRLKVLRAERSWSQAQLAEYLDVSRQAVNAIETGKHDPSLPLAFRIARLFNLAIEDIFDDELA, encoded by the coding sequence TTGAAGAACCGCCTCAAGGTCCTGCGCGCGGAACGCAGCTGGAGCCAGGCGCAGCTGGCCGAATATCTCGACGTCTCGCGCCAGGCGGTGAACGCGATCGAGACCGGCAAGCACGACCCCTCGCTCCCCCTCGCCTTCCGCATTGCGCGCCTCTTCAATCTTGCGATCGAGGACATCTTCGATGACGAACTCGCCTGA
- the pth gene encoding aminoacyl-tRNA hydrolase, translated as MATQLWVGLGNPGPQYAMHRHNVGFMACDIIADVHRFGPVQKKFQGWFQEGRIGRDKVLLLKPATFMNESGRSVGEAMRFFKLDLDALTVFHDELDLAPFKVKVKQGGGHAGHNGLRSIGQHLGPDYRRVRIGIGHPGHKDRVNGYVLGNYAKAEMDPLAGMLGAIAYEAERLAEGDDARFMNDVALRQQD; from the coding sequence ATGGCAACGCAGCTCTGGGTAGGCCTCGGCAATCCCGGCCCGCAATACGCTATGCACCGGCACAACGTGGGCTTCATGGCGTGCGACATCATCGCCGACGTCCACCGCTTCGGCCCGGTACAGAAGAAATTCCAGGGATGGTTCCAGGAAGGTCGCATCGGGCGCGACAAGGTGCTGCTGCTCAAGCCCGCGACCTTCATGAACGAGAGCGGGCGCTCGGTCGGCGAGGCGATGCGCTTCTTCAAGCTCGATCTCGACGCGCTCACCGTGTTCCACGACGAGCTCGACCTCGCGCCCTTCAAGGTCAAGGTCAAGCAGGGCGGTGGCCACGCCGGCCATAACGGCCTGCGCTCGATCGGCCAGCACCTTGGCCCCGACTATCGCCGCGTGCGCATCGGCATCGGCCACCCCGGCCACAAGGACCGGGTCAACGGCTACGTGCTGGGCAACTATGCCAAGGCCGAGATGGACCCGCTCGCCGGAATGCTCGGCGCGATCGCCTACGAAGCCGAACGGCTCGCCGAGGGCGACGACGCACGCTTCATGAACGACGTGGCCCTGCGTCAGCAGGACTGA
- a CDS encoding glycine--tRNA ligase subunit alpha, which yields MSTAAKTNAEQPLSFQDMILTLHNYWSRQGCLILQPYDMRVGAGTFHPATTLRSLGPEPWKAAYVQPSRRPTDGRYGENPNRLQHYYQYQVVLKPNPENLQELYLASLAEIGIDPLAHDIRFVEDDWESPTLGAWGLGWEVWCDGMEVTQFTYFQQVGGYDCKPVAGELTYGLERLAMYIQGVDWVYDLKFNNEGVSYGDVFLANEQQQSKYNFEIADTDALFAGFKAAEAESQRCIEAKIPLAAYDQAIEASHLFNLLQARGVISVQERASYIGRVRDLAKGACASYIEVNSERWHRDFPGWSA from the coding sequence ATGTCGACCGCTGCCAAAACGAACGCCGAGCAGCCGCTCAGCTTCCAGGACATGATCCTGACCCTCCACAACTACTGGAGCCGGCAGGGCTGTCTCATCCTCCAGCCTTACGACATGCGCGTGGGTGCGGGTACTTTCCACCCGGCCACGACCCTGCGCTCGCTTGGGCCCGAGCCCTGGAAGGCGGCCTACGTGCAACCTTCGCGCCGCCCGACCGACGGGCGCTACGGCGAGAATCCGAACCGCCTCCAGCACTACTACCAGTATCAGGTCGTGCTGAAGCCGAACCCGGAGAACCTGCAAGAGCTATATCTCGCCAGCCTCGCCGAGATCGGCATCGATCCGCTCGCACATGACATCCGTTTCGTCGAGGACGACTGGGAAAGCCCGACGCTGGGCGCCTGGGGTCTTGGCTGGGAGGTCTGGTGCGACGGCATGGAGGTGACGCAGTTCACCTATTTCCAGCAGGTCGGCGGCTATGACTGCAAGCCGGTCGCGGGCGAGCTGACCTACGGCCTCGAGCGCCTCGCGATGTACATTCAGGGCGTCGACTGGGTCTACGACCTCAAGTTCAACAACGAGGGCGTCTCCTACGGCGACGTGTTCCTCGCCAACGAGCAGCAGCAGTCGAAGTACAACTTCGAGATTGCCGACACCGATGCGCTGTTCGCCGGGTTCAAGGCCGCAGAGGCCGAGAGCCAGCGCTGCATTGAGGCGAAGATCCCGCTTGCCGCCTACGATCAGGCGATCGAGGCCAGCCACCTGTTCAACCTGCTGCAGGCGCGCGGGGTGATCTCGGTGCAGGAGCGTGCGAGCTACATCGGGCGCGTGCGCGACCTCGCCAAGGGGGCCTGCGCCTCGTACATCGAGGTCAATTCCGAGCGCTGGCACCGCGATTTCCCGGGGTGGAGTGCGTAA
- a CDS encoding 50S ribosomal protein L25/general stress protein Ctc codes for MSDSLILPAETRERAGKGASRALRREGRVPAVVYGSNEEPIAIHVEEKELTRQLMTGHFFNSIVEVEVGGKKVRTLPKDVAFHPVTDRPLHADFLRLAKDATVHVNVPVSFANEELAPGLKRGGVLNIVRHELELVCDADKIPDEIVIDVTGFDVGESIHISHVKLPKGSASAITDRDFTIATIVAPSALKSEEGDTTKAEEEASAE; via the coding sequence ATGAGCGATTCGCTTATCCTGCCGGCCGAGACGCGTGAACGGGCAGGCAAGGGAGCCTCCCGTGCCCTGCGTCGCGAAGGTCGCGTACCCGCCGTCGTCTATGGCTCGAACGAAGAGCCCATCGCGATCCACGTCGAAGAGAAGGAACTGACCCGTCAGCTGATGACCGGCCACTTCTTCAACTCGATCGTCGAGGTCGAAGTCGGTGGCAAGAAGGTGCGCACCCTGCCGAAGGACGTTGCCTTCCACCCCGTCACCGATCGTCCGCTTCACGCTGACTTCCTGCGCCTTGCCAAGGATGCGACCGTCCACGTGAACGTGCCCGTCTCGTTCGCCAACGAAGAGCTCGCTCCGGGCCTCAAGCGCGGCGGCGTCCTCAACATCGTGCGTCACGAGCTCGAGCTTGTCTGCGATGCGGACAAGATCCCCGACGAGATCGTCATCGACGTCACCGGCTTCGACGTTGGCGAGTCGATCCACATCAGCCACGTCAAGCTCCCCAAGGGCTCGGCCAGCGCGATCACCGACCGTGACTTCACCATCGCGACGATCGTTGCTCCTTCGGCGCTGAAGAGCGAAGAAGGCGACACGACCAAGGCTGAGGAAGAAGCTTCGGCCGAGTAA